In Methylobacterium sp. WL1, the sequence TTACGACACGGTGCAATGTGCCTCCGCCGAGCGGGCGCTCAGCATCCTGCAGGCGCGGCCTGACATCTGTGGCCTGGTGACGGACGTCCAGCTCTCGGGAAAGACCGACGGCTTCGACCTGGCGAGCGCGGTGGCTGAGGCCCGCCCGCAACTGCCGATTCTCATCGTGTCCGGGCGGGCCGCGCCCGATCCGGCCCGGATGCCCGCCCATGCCGACTTCATCGCCCGTCCGTGCACGGGCGAGGACATCCTTGACCGGCTGAAGCGCTTGATGCCCTGTTGAGTGCAGGGCGTTTTCGGCCCCCGTCATCGCACCGTCACCCGCGCGCGCCACAGGAAGCCGGGCGGCCTTGGGACGGGAGTGGACGGTGCAGGTTCAGGATGGTCCGGCGGCCGCCGGCATAGATGCGGGCGCTCCGGTGGGCGACAAGCAGAAACGTGAGCGCGAGACCAAGGACGCGGGTGCGTCCGAAGGTTCGTCCAAGAAGATGCGGCCACCTGGCGTGCGCAGCGTCGGCTGGGCCCTGGTGCAGGCCGCGCGCCTGCACCGCGCGCGCACCGGTGACCGGCTGGCCAAGCTCGGCCTGTTCGCCGGGCAGGAACAGGTGGTCCAGGCGCTCGCCGCCGCCGGCACCATGACGATGGGCGACCTCGCCGCCCTCCTGCGGGTCCGCCCGCCGACCGCGTCCAAGACGGTCACCCGGCTCGCGGCTCTCGGCATCGTGGAGCGCCGGACCGAATCGGGTGACGGCCGCGTCGTGCGGGTGCAACTCACCGAGGCCGGCTTGGCGAAGGCCGAGGCCATCGAGCGGATCCAGGAGGATGTCGAGGCCGAGCTGCTCGACCATCTCGACAAGACCGACCGGCGCCGCCTCCGCAAGCTCCTCCGCAAGGCCGCCCGCGGCCTCGCCGAGGCGGCCGGCGCCTCCGGCCAGCTCACCGATGTCGACGCGGAGATCGATGCAGAGGCCGAAGACGAGGTCGAGGCGATCCCGGTCTGACGGGCTGCCGGCTCAGGCTGCCCGGCGCCAGGCCGGGAACGGGTCCGGCAAGTCGCGATAGGCTTTGGGGTCAAACGTCTTCGCGTCGTCGGTCGCCACGAGGCACGCATCCAGGGCTTCGGTGAGTGCGTCCCGGTCCATCCCGGTGCCGATGAACACCAATTCCTGGCGCCGGTCGCCCCAGATCTCGCTCCAGACCGCGTCGAGGCGCTCCCGGAACTCGGGCGCTTCCGGCCAGCGTCGGCGCGGCACTGCCGACCACCAGAAGCCCATGGCCGAGACCCGCGCCACAGCGCCGGCCAGCGAGAAATCCCCGACCCAGTCCGGCCGCGTCGCCAGCCAGAAATGGCCCTTGGCCCGGATCAGCCCCGGCCAGGTTTCGTTGACAAAAGCGTTGAAGCGCTGCGGATCGAACGGCCGCCGCGCTCGGTAGACGAAGGACGTGATCCCGTATTCCTCGGTTTCTGGCACGTGCTCGTGCGCGCCGTACAGCGCCTTGAACCAGAGCGGATGCTGTTGCGCCTTCTCCTCCTCGAACAGCCCGGTATCGAGGATCGCGTCGAGGGGTGCGCGCCCGTAATCAATTTCAAGGATGCGCGCATCCGCGTTCAGCCCGCGCACCACCGAGCGGACCAGGGCCAGGTGCGCGTCCGAGACGTCATGCGCCTTGTTGATCACCACCACGTCGGCGAATTCGATCTGCTCCACCAGCAGGTCCACGAGCGTGCGGGTATCCTCCGCCCCCGCCGTTTCGCCGCGCTCGCGCAGGAACGCGGCCGAGCCGTAATCCTTCAGCAGGTTCACGGCATCGACCACCGTCACCATCGTGTCGAGGCGGGCGACGTCCGAGAGCGCGCGCCCGGCCTCGTCCCGGAACGCGAAGGTCGAAGCGATCGGCAGCGGCTCGGCAATCCCGGTGCCTTCGATCAGCAGGTAGTCGAATCGTCCCG encodes:
- a CDS encoding response regulator, with amino-acid sequence MASEQTVSGGDRPVILLVEDEALTIMDLGDVLEDGGYDTVQCASAERALSILQARPDICGLVTDVQLSGKTDGFDLASAVAEARPQLPILIVSGRAAPDPARMPAHADFIARPCTGEDILDRLKRLMPC
- the zigA gene encoding zinc metallochaperone GTPase ZigA, which encodes MTKLHRRLPVTVLSGFLGAGKTTLLNHVLNNRDGRRVAVIVNDMSEVNIDANLVRTGGAGLSRTDETLVEMTNGCICCTLRDDLLDEVRRLSEAGRFDYLLIEGTGIAEPLPIASTFAFRDEAGRALSDVARLDTMVTVVDAVNLLKDYGSAAFLRERGETAGAEDTRTLVDLLVEQIEFADVVVINKAHDVSDAHLALVRSVVRGLNADARILEIDYGRAPLDAILDTGLFEEEKAQQHPLWFKALYGAHEHVPETEEYGITSFVYRARRPFDPQRFNAFVNETWPGLIRAKGHFWLATRPDWVGDFSLAGAVARVSAMGFWWSAVPRRRWPEAPEFRERLDAVWSEIWGDRRQELVFIGTGMDRDALTEALDACLVATDDAKTFDPKAYRDLPDPFPAWRRAA
- a CDS encoding MarR family winged helix-turn-helix transcriptional regulator, whose translation is MQVQDGPAAAGIDAGAPVGDKQKRERETKDAGASEGSSKKMRPPGVRSVGWALVQAARLHRARTGDRLAKLGLFAGQEQVVQALAAAGTMTMGDLAALLRVRPPTASKTVTRLAALGIVERRTESGDGRVVRVQLTEAGLAKAEAIERIQEDVEAELLDHLDKTDRRRLRKLLRKAARGLAEAAGASGQLTDVDAEIDAEAEDEVEAIPV